GCTCGAGCAGCACATCTGCGAGGACCCGAAGCTGCGCGTCGTGACCGACCGGCTCCCGCACTACATGCAGGTCGAGACGTACACGACGCTGTGCGAGTGGACCAAGGACAAGACCCGGAACCAGTGCGAAGTGGCGCTGCAGGCGGAGGAAGTGGCATCGGGCGGCGTGTCGTTCCTCGACGAGGTGTGCGAGTTCCCGCACTACAAGTATCGCGGCCATATCGAGCTGGTCGACGATCTCAACTTCGGCAAGGTCCTGATCGGAGCCTCCGGCTTCATCGGGATGAACACCCCGGGCCGGATCAAGTGGCTCGGCCGCACGACCGGGCAGGACAACGAGGACGTGTACCGCCGCCTCGCCGGTCTTGACCGCGAGGGGCTGATAGCTTTCAAGAAGGGAGGGGTGATCTAATGGTCGATAAAAGCCTGAAGGACATGACGTTCGAGGATTACTGCCGGACCGTCTTCAACACGAAGAAGCGGTACGACAAGCCCGAGGTTCTCAAGGGGATCCGGGCCGTCTCGACCACGCAGTACATCCTCGGCCCCTCCTGCGCGGCATATCTCGCCGAGCTGGGCGCCGAGACGATCAAGGTCGAGCTGCCCAAGCGCGGCGAGCCGATGCGGCACACGACCCCCTTCAACGAGCCGTTCCTCTACCCGCTCTCCCGCTGGATGCCCGAGAAGGGGACGGGCCTCGGATTCTTCGGCGCGAACCCGAACGAATACTTCCTCTCGCTCGACTTCCACAAGCCAGAGGCGATCCAGATCATGAAGCGCCTGGCGGCCAAGACCGACGTCTTCGCCGAGAACTACCGGGCGGGCACGTTCGACCGGTGGGGAATCGGGTACCGGCAGCACGCCCAGGTCAACCCGCGCGTCATCTACCAGTGGATGGGCGGCTTCGGCGGCTGGGGTCCGGGCCGGAACCGCGCTTCGTACGACATCCTCGGCCAGGCGCAGGGCGGCTGCTTCTCGATCACCGGCTGGCACAAGGAATACGGCGGGATGCCCTCCAAGCAGACGATCTGGATCATGGACTACTGGGGCGGCGCCATCTCCGCGTTCAACGTCCTCGCCTGCCTCTACTGGCGCGACAACGTCTCGGGGAAGGGGAACTTCCTCGAATATTCGCAGGTCCACGGCGCCCAGCGCCACCTGACCGACTTCATCTCCCTCTACGGGAAGACCGGCATCGTCCCCCAGCGGTTCGGAAACTTCGAGCCGCTGCTGTGCGTGCACGGGATCCTGAAGTGCGGGAAGTCGTCGTACCCGAACTCGAAGAACCCGCAGGAGCAGGAAGTCGGCTACTGTCTCGTCTCCGCCTACAAGGACGACGATTTCCAGAAGCTGTGCAAGATGATCAACCGGGCCGACCTGGCCAAGACGTACGCTACCCACGCGGACCGCGTCGGCGCCGATGCGCAGATGGCGATCTACCCCGAGCTCGAGAAGTTCGCGGCCGACAAGACGAAGGAAGAGCTCGACAAGGCGTGCAAGTCGCACGGGATCCTCTCCCAGCCGGTGTGGAACTCCAAGGAAGTGGCGGAGAACGAGCACTGGCACATGCGCGGCACGCTGCAGTGGCTGGACGACCCGACCTTCGGCGACGTTCTCACCCAGGGTCCGGCGTACCAGCTGTCCGACACCCCGGCCCGCGTTCGCTGGGCGTTCAAGCCGGTCGGCGCGGACAACGAGTACATCCTGTCCAAGCTGTGCGGCTACAGCGGTTCCAAGATCGCGGACCTGGAGCAGAAAGAGATCATCTAACGAGAAAAGGGGGGATACGATGCCTTTTAAAGACGCTTCGTTGATTCTTCAGTGCCCCAAGTGCGGGGTGATCAATTATCTGGATCCATTCACGTTCTGGAACTTCAAGGGGAAGGTGAAGTGCGCCGGCTGCGACGCGATCTGGGAGGTCGCGCTTACTAACGGCGTCCGCGATTTCGCGCCGAAGGAAGGGAAGGCTCCGCACGACAAGCTTCCCGGGTTCGCGCAGACGAAGGACTGGAAGCCGATCACCACGCCCGGAAAAGTGGCGGCGGCGCCCCAGGCCCGGGAAGATTTCCAGGGGAAGCCGATCCCGATCTCGAAGAGCATCCGGGGGAAGCTCGTTTCCGGCAAGCCGCTGACGGCCGCCGACCTGGTGGGGAGCGTCCCGAAGATGTTCTACAACGGCAACTAAGGGACCGCCGCCCGAAAGGGTTCCGGTCCGTCAGAATCAGAAGGAGGAGATACCGTGGCGAAAATCGTACCGAACTGTCCAGCGTGCAAGAACTTCATGGCGGCGAAAGACCCCGAGATCAGCAAGGCCTACATGGGGCAGTGCTTGAAGCTCGAGTGGCCCTACAATGTCAACATCCCCAAGGTCGACGGGATCGAGGGGGAGTGCGGCTTCTACGAGGGTTCCGGCCCGGCCGTGATGAAGTAAAAAAGGTCCTTGAACCGACC
The Deltaproteobacteria bacterium DNA segment above includes these coding regions:
- a CDS encoding CoA transferase, encoding MVDKSLKDMTFEDYCRTVFNTKKRYDKPEVLKGIRAVSTTQYILGPSCAAYLAELGAETIKVELPKRGEPMRHTTPFNEPFLYPLSRWMPEKGTGLGFFGANPNEYFLSLDFHKPEAIQIMKRLAAKTDVFAENYRAGTFDRWGIGYRQHAQVNPRVIYQWMGGFGGWGPGRNRASYDILGQAQGGCFSITGWHKEYGGMPSKQTIWIMDYWGGAISAFNVLACLYWRDNVSGKGNFLEYSQVHGAQRHLTDFISLYGKTGIVPQRFGNFEPLLCVHGILKCGKSSYPNSKNPQEQEVGYCLVSAYKDDDFQKLCKMINRADLAKTYATHADRVGADAQMAIYPELEKFAADKTKEELDKACKSHGILSQPVWNSKEVAENEHWHMRGTLQWLDDPTFGDVLTQGPAYQLSDTPARVRWAFKPVGADNEYILSKLCGYSGSKIADLEQKEII